DNA from Oryzisolibacter sp. LB2S:
ACGCCTTCTTCGACGACTCGATGATCCAGGCCGCGCGCGAGCGGCTGGAGATCGAGGCGCGGCTGCGCGTGGCACTGGCCCAGGGGCATCTGGCGCTGCATTACCAGCCGCAGCTGAGCGTGACCACAGGCCGCATCGAGGGTGCCGAGGCATTGGTGCGCTGGTGCGACCCCGAGGAGGGCGTGATCTCGCCCGCGCGCTTCATTCCCATCGCCGAGACCTCGGGCGTGGTCGGGCCGCTGGGCCGCTGGGTCATGCAGGAGGCCTGCCGCCAGGCACAGGCGTGGCGGCAGGCCGGCCTGCCGGAGATCCGGGTGGCGGTGAACGTCTCGCCGCGCCAGTTCCAGATCGACGATGTGGCCGACTGCGCCGCGCTGGCGCTGAGCGTCAGCGGTCTTCCGGCCCATTGCCTGGAGCTCGAGCTCACCGAGTCGGCCCTGGCCGAGCGTCCCGAGACCATGCGCCAGGTGCTGCAGCGCCTGCGGGCCCAGGGCGTGCGCATCGCGGTGGACGACTTCGGCACGGGCTACTCATCGCTCTCGCATCTCAAGCGCTTTCCCATCGACGTGCTCAAGATCGATCAGGGCTTCATACGCGACATCCCGGCCAACACCGACGACATGGCGATCAGCGCCACCATCATCGCCATGGGGCACAGCCTGGGGCTGACGGTACTGGCCGAGGGCGTGGAGACGACCGCACAGCTGGACTTTCTGCGCGAGCGCGGCTGCGACAGCTATCAGGGCTATCTGTGCAGCCGCCCCGTGCCGGCGCAGGAGTTCGAGCGGCTGCTGCGGGCGCAGTCCGCCGCGTGACGGCGGGCTAGGGCCTGTTAACGCTACGCAAGGGGATCGCGTTGCTTCGCAAAGGGAGTGGATGCAAGGCGCCCGTGCGCAGCAAGGCGTGCGCCTTGCAAGCGCGGGCAACGCCGCAGACGGTCCCTTTGCGGCGCAACCCGAAGGGAAGCTCGGCACAGCCCTCCCCTCGGCGTTGCGCTCCTTGTGCGTACCGACGTACGCACAGCGTTGCGCGCCTTGATGGGCGTGCTGTGCCGAGCTTCGCGACCTCTTGCGTAGCGTTAACAGGCCCTAAGGCCTGGCAGGCGCCGCCCCGGGCGGGCGCGCGCGCAGCTCGGCGCAATGGTCGTGCGGCTCCAGGGCCGGCGTGAGGTGGATGTAGTCTGCCTCTGTTTTGATAGCTGCCAGCGCTTGTCCCGCCTGGGCTATTGCCACTTTTGACTCAAAATCCCGCGGCAGCCAGGTGGGCACGCCCAGGTCGCGGCGTACATGGCCCCAGCCGGCGGCCAGCAGCACGGTGCGGCCCGGCGTGCGCGCCTCGAGCAGGGCGCGGGCCATGCTGGCGTCGCGCGCGAGCTGTATGCGCACCATGGGCATGAGGCGCTCGGGCGGCAGCAGATGGCAATGGCCCTCGGCGATGGCCTCGCGCTGCAGCGCCAGCGCCTGCGGCGGCAGGTGGCCGTCGAGCGACGCGTCCTGCATGGCCGCGCGCATCTGGGCACGCGGCAGGTTGCCGCCGCGCACCGGCACGCCCGCGGCCACGGCGGCCATGACGACCTCGCGGTAACGCTCCCAGGGCCAGGCGGCCTCGTTCCAGCGCAGGGCGGCGCGCACCTGATCGGCGCCGGCATCGGCGGGCAGGCCGTCGGTGCGCGTGCCGGCCTCGGCCATCTCCAGCACCAGCGCCGCCAGGCGGCCGCGCGTGGCCAGCCAGCGCACGGTGTCGGCCTCCCAGCGCTGGTGCGCGCTCGCGTCATGCTGCTCGCCCAGCAGCAGGGCATCGGGCCTGGGCCAGCGTTCGAGCTGCGCGTGCCAGGCGGCATCGGCGCCGGCGTGCGCGGCCGGTGGCAGGGGCTGCAGCCGGGCGCAGCCCGTGAGCGCCGCCAGCAGCAGCCACGCCCACCACAGGGTGCGCAGCGAACGCAGGGGACGAAGAAGGCAAAGAGCGGGGGAGGAGGGGGACGATGGCATGCCGCAATGGTAGGCGTGGCGGCATTGCAACCAGTCGTAAATTCCACTTGCGTGCGCCCACGGGCCGTCGGTAATGAGTGGCATGGCCCATGGCCTGGGGGCCGGGTGCTACAGGAAATGTAGATCGGCCGGGCCGGGCGCGGCCTGCTGTCATGCGCCGCTGCAAGGTCTTGATGCAGGTTCACGGCATGGCCTGGCTCCCGGTGGGAGAATCGCCGATTGCCACCGCGAGGGGATTCGCGGTGTGCCCGACTGAACCCTTTCGGAGCCCCCTTCATGCAACGTGAAATCACCGACCTCGCCCCCAGCCTGTCCACCCAACCCATCAGCCTGGATGTGCTGACGGAAAAATACTTCAAGGCTGGCGAGAGCGATGTCGAGGATCTGTACCGCCGCGTGGCCCGGGCGCTGGCATCGGTGGAGCGCGAGGACATCCGCGAGGCCATGCAGGCCCGCTTCCTGGACAACCTGCGCGCCGGTGCCATCGGCGCCGGCCGCATCATGAGCGCCGCCGGCACGGACATCCAGGCCACTCTGATCAACTGCTTCGTGCAACCCGTGGGTGACTGCATCCAGGGCGTGGACGACGCCGGCTACCCCGGCATCTACGAGGCCCTGCGCGAGGCCGCCGAGACCATGCGCCGCGGCGGCGGCGTGGGCTATGACTTCTCGCGCATCCGCCCGCGCGGCGCGCGCGTCAAGGGCACGGCCTCCATGGCCTCGGGCCCGTGCAGCTACATCAACGTCTTCGACCAGTCCTGCTCCACCGTGGAGAGCGCGGGCGCGCGCCGCGGTGCGCAGATGGGCGTGCTGCGCATAGACCACCCGGACGTGCTGGACTTCATCACCGCCAAGCGCACGCCGGGCCGCTGGAACAACTTCAACGTCTCGGTGGGCGTGCCCGACGCCTTCATGCGCGCCGTCGAGCAGGATGGCGAGTGGGAACTGGTGCACCCGGCCGAGCCCGGCACCGAACTCGTCAAGGCCGGCGCCTACCGCCGCGCCGACGGCCAGTGGGTGTACCGTAAGGTGCGCGCGCGCGAGCTCTGGGACACCATCATGAAGTCGGCCTACGACTTCGCCGAGCCCGGCATCCTGTTCCTGGACCAGATCAACAACGACAACAACCTCGGCTACACCGAGGTCATCCAGGCCACCAACCCCTGCGGCGAGCAGCCGCTGCCGCCCTATGGCTGCTGCGACCTCGGGCCCATCATCCTCACGCGCTTCGTGCGCAACCCCTTCGGCCTGCACGGCGAGCCGGCGTTCGACTTCGACGCCTTCGAGAAGGCCGTCGCCACCCAGGTGCGCGCGCTCGACAACGTGCTCGATGTGACCTTCTGGCCGCTGCCCCAGCAGCAGGCCGAATCGGCCGCCAAGCGCCGCATCGGCGTGGGCTTCACGGGCATGGGCAACACCCTGGCCATGCTGTGCAAGCGCTACGACCGTCAGGACGGGCGCGACATGGCGGTGCAGATCGCCGAGCGCATGCGCAACGCCGCCTACCGCGCCTCTGTCGAGCTGGCCAAGGAAAAGGGCGCCTTCCCCAAGTTCAAGGCCGAGGGCTATCTGGCCAAGGGCACGTTTGCCAGCCGCCTGCCCGAGGACATCCAGAAGCAGATCAGGAAGCACGGCATACGCAACAGCCATCTGCTGTCCATCGCCCCCACGGGCACGGTGAGCCTGGCCTTTGCCGACAACGCCTCCAACGGCATCGAGCCGCCGTTCTCCTGGACCTACACGCGCAGGAAGCGCGAGGCCGACGGCAGCAAGAGCGAGTACGTGGTCGAGGACTACTCCTGGCGCCTGTACAAGACCCTGGGCGGCGACGTGAACAAGCTGCCCGAATACTTCGTGAGCGCCATGGACATGGCCGCCGCCGACCATGTGGCCATGATGGAGGCCGTGCAGCCCTATGTGGACACGGCCATCTCCAAGACCGTGAACGTGCCCGAGGACTATCCCTACGACGACTTCAAGGGCCTGTACATGCAGGCCTGGCACTCGCGCCTCAAGGGCCTGGCCACCTACCGCCCCAACAGCATCCTGGGCGCCGTGCTCGAGGTGCCCGCCGCCACCGAGGCCAAGCCCCAGGCCGAACCGGCGCCTGCACCGGCGCCCGTGGACCTGCAGCGCGTGGTGATCGAGAGCCGGCCCAAGGGCGGCCTGGACGCCGTGGCCGAGAAGATCGAATACTGGACCCAGGAAGGCCTCAAGCGCCTGTACCTCATCGTCTCCTTCCTGCCCGTGTCCGACGGCCGTGGCAAGACGGTGGAGCGCGCCGTCGAGTTCTTCATGCCCGTGGGCCAGAGCAGCGAGTCGCAGCAGTGGATCACCTCCAGCATGCGCCTGCTGTCGCTGGCCGCGCGCGGCGGCTTCCTCGAGCGCGCGCTGTCGGACATGCGCAAGGTGGCCTGGGACCGTGGCCCGGTGCGCCTGGGCTCGTTCACCCGCGCCGACGGCGCGCAGGTGCCGCTGTGGCATGACTCCGAGGTCGCGGCCATCGCCTACGCCATCCAGACCATTCTGGCGCGCCGCACCCAGGAGCCGCAGCAGCAGGTGCTGCCGCTCGACGAGCCCGAGGTGCAGGTGGGCATGCCGCCCACCATGGCCGGCAAGAAGTGCAACGAATGCGGCGCCCATGCCGTGATCCGCAAGGACGGCTGCGACTACTGCACGCAGTGCGGCGCCATCGGCAGCTGCGGCTGATTCGCGCTGACCTGCTGACCCAAACGCCTGCTGCGGCAGGCGTTTTTGTTGCTGGCGGGCGCGCGGCGCCGTCGTCTGCGTACACTGACAGCCATGCGCAAGAAGCTCACGCTGTCGACCAAGCTGCTGACCATGGGCACGGCATTTCTGCTCGTGGCCCTGGCATCCATAGGCTTCACGCTATGGGTGACATGGCAGCTCGAAGGCGGCGCCGCGGCCGTCAACGAGGCCGGGCGTCTGCGCATGAACATGCTGCGCATGATCCTGGCGCAGCAGAACGAGTCGCGCAGCGACTTCGTGCGTCTGGAGCAGCGCTTCGAGGACGGGCTTGAGCTGCTGCGCACGGGCGACCCGGCGCGCCCGCTGTTCGTGCCCTGGAGCGAGGAGACGCGCACGCGCTACGAGCGCCTGCGCAGCGAATGGCAGTCGATCCGCGCGCAGTGGAACGGGCCTCAGCCGCCCAGCGCCGCAGATGCCGTGGCGCGCGGTGATGCCTATGTCAGCGAGATCGACGACTTCGTCGGCGCCATCGAGGTGCAGATCATGCGCTGGACCGCGGGGCTGCACCTGTTCCAGCTGTTCCTCGTGGGCCTGACGATCGCGGCCGCCGTGGCCTTCATGGTGCTGAGCTACTGGCTGGTGCTCAACCCCGTGAACCAGCTGCGCCAGGCACTCGCGGCCATGCGCCGCGGCGAGCTCGGCACGCGCCTGGCGGTCGAGACGGATGACGAGTTCGGCCAGCTCGCCGCGGGCTTCAACCTCATGGCCCATGCGCTGCAGACCTCGCACGAGGATCTCGAGCGCAAGGTGCGCGAGAAGACGGCCAGCATCGCGGAGCAGAATCAGCGCCTGGCGGCGCTCTATACGGTGAGCGCCCTGGCGGGTGAGGCCGGCAGCCTGGAGACCCTGGCCCAGGGCTTTGCGCGCGAGATGCGGCAGGCCGCCGGGGCCGATGCGGCCGCCGTGCGCTGGTCCGACGAGGCCAACGAGCGCTATCTGCTGCTCGCCCATGACGGCCTGCCGCGCGCCATGGTCGAGGCCGAGCAATGCCTGCACGCCGGCGAATGCGACTGCGCCCCGCCCGGAGTGCAGGCGCAGATGCGCGTGATTCCGATCCAGTCCACGCCCTCGAACCGGCTGCCGCATTGCGGCCAGGAGGGCTACCAGACCGTGATCAGCGTGCCCGTGCGCCAGCACCAGCGCGTGCTCGGCGAGGTGACGCTGCTGTACCGCGGCATGCGCACCCCGTCCGACGAGATGCGCGAGCTGCTCTCCACCATGGCACAGCATCTGGCCTCCGCGCTCGAGGGCCTGCGCGCGAGCGCCCTCGAGCGCGAGGCCGCGGTGGCGCAGGAGCGCGCGCTGATCGCGCGCGAGCTGCACGACTCCATCGCCCAGTCGCTCGCGTTTCTGAAGATCCAGACCCAGCTGCTGCGCGACGCCATCGCCAAGTCCAACGTGGCCGCGCGCGACCAGAGCCTGGCCGAACTCGACACCGGCGTGCGCGAGTGCTACGCGGACGTGCGCGAGCTGCTGGTGCACTTTCGCACGCGCACGCAGGACGAGGACATCGAGGAGGCGCTGCGCGTGACGCTGTCGAAGTTCGAGCACCAGAGCGGGCTGTCGACGCAGCTGTCGATGCAGGGCCAGGGACTGCCGCTCGCGCCCGACGTGCAGATCCAGGTGCTGCACATCGTGCAGGAGGCGCTGTCCAACGTGCGCAAGCATGCAGGGGCGCGCAAGGTCTGGCTCGATGTGCAGCGCCATCCGCAATGGCGCTTCGAGGTGCGCGACGATGGCCAGGGGTTCGATCCGCGGGCCGTGCCGCCCGACTCGCTGCATGTGGGACTGGGCATCATGCGCGAGCGCGCAGAGCGCATAGGCGCCGAGCTCACGCTCGAGGCCACGCCCGGCCAGGGCACCTGCGTGACCCTGCAGCTGCCGCCCACGGCACGCGAGACGACGGGCGGCGGCGCTACCATGGCGGCCCTATGAGCGCGCCCATCACCCTGTTCCTGATCGATGACCACACCTTGCTGCGCCGCGGCCTGGTGGCGCTGCTGAGTCAGCAGGCCGACCTGCGCGTGGTGGGCGAGGCGGGCGACGCCGGCGAGGCCCTGCGCATGCTGCCGGCCCTGTGCCCGGACGTGATCCTGCTCGACAACCACCTGCCCGGCGTGCGCGGCGTCGATGCCATCGCCGGCCTGCGCGAGGCCTCGCCCGACAGTCGCGTGGTCATGCTCACCGTGAGCGAGGACGGCGCGGATCTGGCCACCGCGCTGCGCCATGGAGCGCAGGGCTATCTGCTCAAGACCATCGACGGCGACCTGCTGGCCGAGGCCGTGCGCCGCGCCGCGCGCGGCGAGCCCGTGGTCAGCCCCGAGATGATGGGCAAGCTGGTCGCGGCCTTCCAGTCCCAGGGCGCGCCCGAGCCTGAGCCCGAGCCGGAACCCGAGGCGGCGCAACCCGGGCCGCAGCTGTCGCCGCGCGAGGAGGAGGTGCTGCGCGAGATCGCCCAGGGCGCGAGCAACAAGGAGATCGCGCGCCGCCTGGACATCGCCGAGACCACGGTGAAGATCCATGTGCAGCACATCCTGCGCAAGCTCGGCCTGAGCTCGCGCGTGCAGGCCGCGGTCTACGCGTCGGACCGGCTGCGCACCGAGCAGTAGTTTTGCGACTATTGTTTTGATAGCTGTTCGCGCTTTTGGGGAAAGCGCTGCAGCCGTTTATGGCTTGAAGGCACTACGCTGCCATAGTTCTTTGGGAGTAGGCGGCCGCCGCGCCCCATAGTTCTTCTGCAGCCGGCCATCTGTCCCTCTGGGGTATGGGAAAACCCTAGGCGCTCGGCGAACATCCATGCAAACACTCAGAGAGGACTATTGCATGGCAACCGCGTCGCAACCTGCGGCCAACGACTCCCGCCGCAATCGCCAGGCCTGGTCGGTGCTCATCGTCAGCACCCTGGCCTTCACCGTCTGTTTCATGGTCTGGATGATGTTCGGCATCATCGGCATCCCGATCAAGAAGATGCTGGACCTCAACGCCACGCAGTTCGGCCTGCTCACGGCCATGCCCGTGCTCACGGGCTCGCTGGTACGCGTGCCGCTGGGCATCTGGACCGACAAGTACGGCGGCCGCATCGTCATGGCCGTGCTCATGGCCTGCACGGTGCCGGCCATCTGGCTCATGGGCTACGCCACCGAGTACTGGCATTTCCTCGTCATCGGCCTGTTCGTGGGCCTTGCCGGCGGCTCGTTCTCGGTCGGCACGCCCTATGTCGCGCGCTGGTTCCCCAAGAACCGCCAGGGCACGGCCATGGGCGTGTACGGCGCGGGCAACTCGGGCGCGGCGGTGAACAAGTTCGTGGCGCCCGTCATCCTCGTGGCCTTCGGCTGGCAGGCCGTGCCCCAGGTGTACGCGGCCATCATGCTGGGCACGCTGGTGCTGTTCTGGCTGTTCAGCCACAGCGACCCCGCGCACCTGGTGCCGAGCAACGTGAAGTTCACCGACCAGCTCAAGGCGCTCAAGGATCCCAAGGTGCTCAAGTACTGCCAGTACTACAGCATCGTGTTCGGCGGCTATGTGGCGCTGGCGCTGTGGATGGTGCAGTACTACGTGGGTGAGTACGGCCTGGACATCCGCGTGGCGGCGCTGCTCGCGGCCTGCTTCTCGCTGCCCGGCGGCGTGCTGCGCGCCATCGGCGGCGTGCTCTCCGACAAGTACGGCGCGCACAGCGTCACCTGGTGGGTGATGTGGGTGAGCTGGATCTGCCTGTTCCTGCTGTCCTATCCGCAGACGGACTTCACCATCCTGACCGTGGACGGCCCCAAGACCTTCCACCTCGGCCTGAATGTCTACATGTTCACCGCGCTGCTGGCCGTGCTGGGCGTGGCCTGGGCCTTCGGCAAGGCCAGCGTGTTCAAGTACATCAGCGACGACTACTCCGGAAACATCGGCACCATCAGCGGCATCGTGGGTCTTGCCGGCGGCCTGGGTGGCTTCATCCTGCCCATCATGTTCGGTGCGCTCATGGACTGGACGGGCATACGCTCGAGCGCCTTCATGCTCATGTATGGCGTGGTCTGGGTGTCCCTCATCTGGATGTACTGGACCGAGGTGCGCCGCACCGACCTGCTGACCGGTGCCAATGCCGCACCCGCCCAGCGCTGATTCCCGCCACTTCATCACGATCGGAATCCCATCATGGCGAGCAATGCTGTAACCCAGAACAGTGGCCGCACGGGCCGCATGCTGCACATCTGGACGCCCGAGGACAAGGCCTTCTGGGAGCGCGAGGGCGAGGCCATCGCCAAGCTCAACCTGTGGATCTCGGTGCCCGCGCTGTTCCTGGCCTTTGCCATCTGGCAGGTCTGGAGCGTGGTCGCCGTGAACCTGCCGGCGCTGGGCTTCAAGTACTCGACCAACCAGCTGTTCTGGCTGGCCGCGGCGCCCGCGCTCTCGGGCGCGACGCTGCGCATCTTCTACTCCTTCATGGTGCCGGTGTTCGGTGGCCGGCGCTGGACGGCGCTGTCCACCGCGTCGCTGCTGATACCGGCGCTGGGCATAGGCTTTGCGGTGCAGGACAACACCACCAGCTACCCGACCATGCTGATCCTGGCGCTGCTGTGCGGCCTCGGCGGCGGCAACTTCAGCTCCAGCATGGCCAACATCAGCTTCTTCTTCCCCAAGGAGCGCAAGGGCTCGGCGCTGGGCGTGAACGCGGGCCTGGGCAACCTGGGCGTGTCCGTGGTGCAGTTCCTGAGCCCGCTGGTCATCACTCTGGGCATCTTCGGCATCTTCGGCGGCGAGGCACAGGTCATGATCCGCAACGGCGAGCCCCAGCATGTCTGGGCGCAGAACGCGGCCTTCATCTGGGTGCCGTGGATCGCCATCGTCTCGCTCGCCGCCTGGTTCGGCATGCACGACATCGCCGATGCCAAGGCCAGCTTCGCGGCCCAGGCGGCGATCTTCCGCGCCAAGCACAACTGGATCATGTGCGTGCTGTACCTGGGCACGTTCGGCTCCTTCATCGGCTTTGCCGCGGGCTTTCCGCTGCTCATGAAGGCGCTGTTCCCGTCCGTCAACCCGCTGGCCTATGCCTGGATGGGGCCGCTGCTGGGCGCCGTGATCCGCCCGTTTGGCGGCTGGCTGTCGGACAAGGTGGGCGGCGGTGTGGTCACCTTCTGGAACTTCATCGTCATGGTGCTGGCCGTGTTCGGCGTGCTGTACTTCCTGCCCAAGGGCCTGAGCCCGTATTCGCTGCCGTTCGGGCCGGCCGAGGGCAGCTTCACGGGCTTCTTCCTGATGTTCCTGGTGCTGTTCTGCACCACGGGCATTGGCAACGGCTCGACCTTCCGCATGATCCCCGTGATCTTTCTGAACCAGAAACTGAGTGCCCTGCGCGGCAACGACGAGGCCGCCCAGGCCCAGGCCATCAAGGACGGCAACACCGAGGGCGCGGCCGCCGTGGGCTTTGCCGGCGCGCTTGGCGCATATGGCGGCTTCTTCATTCCCAAGAGCTACGGCAGCTCGATCGCCGCCACGGGCGGCCCCGAGTTCGCGCTGTGGATGTTCATCGTCTTCTATCTGCTGTGCGTGGCCATCACCTGGTGGTACTACGCGCGCAAGAACGCCGAGATGCCCTGCTGAGCCGCATTACTACAACGACTGCAACGATTTCCAAGGAGTCCCACGATGAGCCATTTTCTCGACCGTCTCTCGTACTTCGCGCAGCCGCGCGAGGAATTCTCGAATGGCCATGGCCAGACCAACGGTGAAGACCGCACCTGGGAGGACGCCTACCGCGACCGCTGGGCGCACGACAAGATCGTGCGCTCCACCCATGGCGTGAACTGCACGGGCTCGTGCTCGTGGAAGATCTACGTCAAGGGCGGCATCGTCACCTGGGAAACCCAGCAGACCGACTACCCGCGCACGCGCGCCGACCTGCCCAACCACGAGCCGCGCGGCTGCGCGCGCGGCGCCTCGTACTCCTGGTACCTGTACAGCGCCAACCGCGTGAAGTACCCGCTCGTGCGCGGGCGACTTCTGAAGCACTGGCGCGCGGCCCTGGCCGTGGCCAAGAACCCCGTCGAGGCCTGGGCGAACATGGTGCAGAACGAGGCCGCGCGCCGCGAATGGCAGCAGCAACGCGGTCTCGGCGGCTTTGTGCGCTCGAGCTGGGACGAGGTCAACCAGATGATCGCCGCGGCCAATGTCTACACCATCAAGCAGTACGGGCCGGACCGCATCATGGGCTTCTCGCCGATCCCGGCCATGTCCATGATCTCCTACGCCGCGGGCAGCCGCTACCTGAATCTCATCGGCGGTGTGCCCATGAGCTTCTACGACTGGTACTGCGACCTGCCGCCGTCCAGCCCGCAGGTCTGGGGCGAGCAGACCGACGTGCCCGAGTCGGCCGACTGGTACAACAGCAACTTCATCATCGCCTGGGGCTCCAACGTGCCGCAGACGCGCACGCCCGACGCCCACTTCTTCACCGAGGTGCGCTACAAGGGCGCAAAAATCGTCTCTGTCACGCCCGACTATTCCGAGGTCGCCAAGCTGGCCGACCTGTGGCTGCACCCCAAGCAGGGCACGGACGCGGCCGTGGCCATGGCCATGGGCCATGTGATCCTCAAGGAGTTCTACTTCAAGGATGGCGGCAAGGGGCGCAGCGCCTACTTCGACGACTACGCGCGCCGCTATACCGACCTGCCGCTGCTCGTCGTGCTCGAGGACAAGCGGCTGCCCGACGGCCGCACCGTCAAGGTGCCCGGCCGCTATGTGCGCGCGAGCGACTTCGCGGACAAGCTCGGCCAGACCAACCACCCGGACTGGAAGACCGTGGCCTATGACGTGGACGGCAAGGTGGCACTGCCCAATGGGTCGATCGGCTTTCGCTGGGGCAAGGAGGGGCGCGACGACCAGGGCCTGTGGAACCTCGAGGACAAGGACGCGCGCGACGGCAACACCGTCAGGCTCAAGCTCTCGGTGCTCGAGGACGGCGCCCAGGCCCATGAGGTGACCGACGTCGCCTTCCCGTACTTCGGCGGCATAGAGACGCCCAACTTCGACGCCAACGACCAGGGCGGCGATGTCGTCGTGCGCCGTGTGCCCGTGACCTACCTCGATCTGAACGGCGAGGGCGTCAGCGGCCGCGTGGCCGTGGCCACGGTGTTCGACCTGCAGGTGGCCAACTACGGCGTGCTGCGCGGCCTGGAAGGCGAGGGACAGGATGGCGGCTACGACGCCAACCAGCCCTACACCCCCGCCTGGCAGGAGAAGATCACCGGCGTTCCGCGCGATCAGGTGATCACCGTGGCGCGCCAGTTTGCCGACAACGCCGACAAGACCCAGGGCCGCTCCATGGTCATCATCGGCGCGGCCATGAACCACTGGTACCACTGCGACATGAACTACCGCGGCATCATCAACATGCTGATGATGTGCGGCTGCATAGGCCAGTCGGGCGGTGGCTGGTCGCACTACGTGGGCCAGGAGAAGCTGCGCCCGCAGACCGGCTGGACGGCGCTGGCCTTCGCACTCGACTGGATACGCCCGCCGCGCCAGCAGAACTCCACGAGCTTCTTTTACGCCCACACCGACCAGTGGCGCTACGAGAAGCTCGGCGTGGACGAGGTGCTCTCGCCGCTGGCCGACCGGTCCGCCTACCAGGGCTCGATGATCGACTTCAACGTGCGCTCCGAGCGCATGGGCTGGCTGCCGAGCGCGCCGCAGCTGCAGGCCAATCCGCTGCAGCTGGTCAAGGACGCACAGGCCCAGGGGCTGGACCCCAAGGACTATGTGGTGCAGGCGCTCAAGAACGGCTCGCTCACCATGAGCTGCGAGGACCCGGACAACCCGCTGAACTGGCCGCGCAACATGTTCGTGTGGCGCTCCAACCTGCTGGGCAGCTCGGGCAAGGGGCATGAGTACTTCTT
Protein-coding regions in this window:
- a CDS encoding nitrate reductase subunit alpha, with translation MSHFLDRLSYFAQPREEFSNGHGQTNGEDRTWEDAYRDRWAHDKIVRSTHGVNCTGSCSWKIYVKGGIVTWETQQTDYPRTRADLPNHEPRGCARGASYSWYLYSANRVKYPLVRGRLLKHWRAALAVAKNPVEAWANMVQNEAARREWQQQRGLGGFVRSSWDEVNQMIAAANVYTIKQYGPDRIMGFSPIPAMSMISYAAGSRYLNLIGGVPMSFYDWYCDLPPSSPQVWGEQTDVPESADWYNSNFIIAWGSNVPQTRTPDAHFFTEVRYKGAKIVSVTPDYSEVAKLADLWLHPKQGTDAAVAMAMGHVILKEFYFKDGGKGRSAYFDDYARRYTDLPLLVVLEDKRLPDGRTVKVPGRYVRASDFADKLGQTNHPDWKTVAYDVDGKVALPNGSIGFRWGKEGRDDQGLWNLEDKDARDGNTVRLKLSVLEDGAQAHEVTDVAFPYFGGIETPNFDANDQGGDVVVRRVPVTYLDLNGEGVSGRVAVATVFDLQVANYGVLRGLEGEGQDGGYDANQPYTPAWQEKITGVPRDQVITVARQFADNADKTQGRSMVIIGAAMNHWYHCDMNYRGIINMLMMCGCIGQSGGGWSHYVGQEKLRPQTGWTALAFALDWIRPPRQQNSTSFFYAHTDQWRYEKLGVDEVLSPLADRSAYQGSMIDFNVRSERMGWLPSAPQLQANPLQLVKDAQAQGLDPKDYVVQALKNGSLTMSCEDPDNPLNWPRNMFVWRSNLLGSSGKGHEYFLKHLLGTQNGVQGKDLGQDEAKPLEVKWHASAPEGKLDLLVTLDFRMSTTCLYSDIVLPTATWYEKNDLNTSDMHPFIHPLSAAVDPAWEARSDWEIYKGFAKAFSEVCVGHLGVEKEVVLTPIMHDTAGELAQPYGVKEWKTGECDLIPGVTAPQITVVERDYPNTYARFTSLGPLMDRIGNGGKGIAWNTQTEVEQLGDLNGRVREEGATQGRPRIVTDIDATETVMMLAPETNGHVACKAWEALSKQTGRDHVHLALHREDEKIRFRDIQAQPRKIISSPTWSGLESEKVSYNAGYTNVHELIPWRTLTGRQQFYQDHPWMRDFGEGFCAYRPPVNLKALHEVEGKKPNGNPELALNFITPHQKWGIHSTYSDNLHMLTLNRGGPVIWISEEDAKRGGIVDNDWVEIFNANGAIAARAVVSQRVKPGMVLKYHAQEKTINMPGAETTGTRGGIHNSVTRVVLKPTHMIGGYAQYSYGFNYYGTIGTNRDEFVLVRKMRRVDWLDEVAGSTTASTHA